A genome region from Triticum aestivum cultivar Chinese Spring chromosome 2B, IWGSC CS RefSeq v2.1, whole genome shotgun sequence includes the following:
- the LOC123042994 gene encoding uncharacterized protein, with amino-acid sequence MQVTMHDRNGKSKKFAYVYCENKDVASQVIELLNEIYPEGNKIKATISNQHKENSRKEEEEVDLKTSKPVEKAREDVIIPYTIGDKEGHIKFITELRKKLSKLKEGSDVVDEIFEGDSCRVQAQAHPLLVAKPSAKKAVRWIHVELRAIDEKDNTGSTVMLTTLAVRKDNLYVKGFTNEDGQWFELPANAANDNMKLPEGYKAKELKVWDVSYRGLMNLSNKDQVKKTLMSTRLCKAFAVRAVSRLSRYRIGNENDLPEKKIDENLTRLSLAGLMVMICEAARMNPFLDTIVGGWDGGTGLTSRLLDIMWDWGSMSAALLKWKKTGKWPIKCRHGLGTALASINLVLDSTDVTGSGPTWVEIFAISSNFPVISITVIDEGKRKNTIYYKQKTEQIHEGQTQQGIVPLKLTDKGRRISGYEYFGMEVVLPPWESSGDSITKKFKWDCRKQDVDTTEVVAHTINLDHGRKIVVTYLVMNNLVEAKVEVKLPLIGESPKYWRPNDLAHRGTDKIRGKKYTVHGEIIAQIDGFEDNPIVLFRTEGEQEFPRDLETSILMQSSVSVPSGKRLHIDMAALDIKEAPGDRPVKKASRLSYDCGRSRRTSLAQDQGDANIEVEVEVNVTWPAQEETVEREPDVVFIIGDREKFTSSIEELRGVLMRHEHPEDALHGCKDKVLLDTGKHPVLARRRHSQQPPRWIHVKLEVVAGEETSSTTLAIRDDECCAAGFMNQNGVWYDLAPHYPWRRSGDKQLPPEYNSVRLDWDYRLWSDVAQYELIHERLGRICLGQESARAAVRMMSRYPDVEEHEEPMLALAQLIIMVCESARFNPISESIATGWDTRIECPKELYEYTRIWRQISVALLRWKDHGHNSNRWPQQQHSEMGINCPVDALRIVYLLFNSDDRTKQIYMQYTIKEKAGFSTFIEQLRDVLARHDHQEGILDGHPNRKSDSDLNNRALLHECPARLIHIKLQLVGEETSTTLAVRDNDVHLLGFMNHEGVWYEAWDRFKGDRLGAEFNPKSLMWGSYKHMLPRLNVGLLRFLSLSNDDGDVSRPKLHLSDWDKVRKKLGTERLGKDFAVEAVRMLSRYPVVEKGECPRLALAGLIIMFCESARLDPVHEHIANVWEDDNGTGFPKEVMEQVQGLDMISDTLLIWKDTGYHRWPQDNDNRASIREICVRDWLHGIGIRTPKDALDVVHLVPACMMEWDDEPCPWP; translated from the exons CCCGTCGAAAAGGCTCGTGAAGATGTCATAATACCGTACACCATCGGGGACAAAGAAGGGCACATTAAATTCATCACGGAGCTGCGTAAGAAGTTGTCCAAGCTCAAGGAGGGTTCTGATGTCGTGGATGAGATCTTTGAGGGCGATTCATGTCGTGTCCAAGCTCAAGCTCATCCACTGCTCGTTGCAAAGCCAAGTGCCAAAAAGGCAGTACGGTGGATTCATGTCGAGCTGCGTGCTATTGATGAGAAGGACAACACTGGCAGTACGGTAATGCTGACAACCCTGGCTGTCCGGAAGGACAACTTGTACGTCAAGGGCTTCACGAACGAGGACGGACAGTGGTTTGAGCTTCCAGCCAATGCTGCTAACGACAACATGAAGCTCCCGGAAGGTTACAAGGCAAAGGAGCTGAAAGTGTGGGACGTCAGCTACAGGGGACTAATGAATCTCAGTAACAAGGATCAAGTCAAGAAGACACTCATGTCAACGAGGCTGTGCAAGGCCTTCGCGGTGAGGGCCGTGAGCAGACTCTCGCGCTACCGAATTGGGAATGAAAATGACCTTCCGGAGAAAAAAATTGATGAAAACCTCACCAGGCTGTCACTAGCGGGCCTGATGGTGATGATCTGCGAGGCCGCAAGGATGAATCCTTTCCTCGACACCATTGTAGGTGGCTGGGACGGGGGAACGGGACTCACCTCGCGGCTGTTGGATATCATGTGGGATTGGGGAAGCATGTCAGCCGCACTGCTCAAGTGGAAGAAGACTGGTAAATGGCCCATCAAATGCAGACATGGTCTAGGCACTGCATTAGCGTCCATTAACCTTGTGCTTGACTCCACTGATGTTACGGGCTCTGGACCAACCTGGGTGGAGATTTTTGCCATCTCTTCCAACTTCCCCGTTATTAGCATCACGGTCATCGATGAGGGAAAACGCAAAAATACAATCTACTATAAGCAGAAGACGGAACAAATTCACGAGGGGCAAACACAACAG GGAATTGTACCTTTGAAGTTGACAGATAAAGGCAGACGCATTTCAGGGTATGAATATTTCGGCATGGAAGTTGTCCTCCCACCGTGGGAAAGCAGTGGTGATAGCATCACAAAGAAGTTTAAATGGGATTGCCGCAAACAGGATGTAGACACCACCGAAGTTGTAGCCCACACTATCAATTTAGACCATGGGCGCAAGATTGTTGTCACTTATTTGGTGATGAATAACTTAGTAGAGGCGAAGGTGGAGGTGAAGCTGCCGCTCATAGGCGAGTCACCTAAATATTGGCGACCTAATGACTTAGCTCACAGGGGAACAGACAAGATCAGAGGCAAGAAGTACACTGTTCATGGTGAAATCATTGCGCAGATTGATGGCTTTGAAGACAACCCGATTGTGCTCTTCAGAACTGAAGGGGAGCAGGAGTTCCCCCGTGACCTTGAGACGTCCATCCTGATGCAATCTTCCGTTTCTGTGCCATCTGGTAAACGGCTTCATATCGACATGGCGGCCCTGGATATTAAAGAAGCTCCTGGGGACCGGCCTGTCAAGAAAGCTAGTAGGCTCAGCTACGACTGTGGAAGATCAAGACGGACTTCCCTTGCACAAGATCAAGGTGATGCCAATATTGAAGTTGAAGTTGAAGTGAACGTCACCTGGCCTGCTCAAGAGGAG ACGGTGGAGAGAGAACCAGACGTTGTGTTCATCATTGGGGATAGAGAAAAGTTCACTTCATCCATCGAGGAGCTGCGTGGCGTGCTCATGCGCCATGAACACCCCGAGGATGCCTTGCATGGCTGCAAAGACAAAGTGCTCCTCGACACCGGTAAACACCCAGTGCTCGCCAGACGACGCCATTCTCAACAGCCACCGCGGTGGATACACGTCAAGCTGGAAGTGGTGGCTGGCGAGGAGACGTCGTCCACGACCCTAGCCATCCGGGATGATGAATGCTGTGCAGCTGGATTCATGAACCAGAACGGAGTTTGGTACGATCTTGCCCCACACTACCCTTGGCGGCGCAGCGGCGACAAGCAACTCCCACCAGAATACAACTCTGTACGCCTAGACTGGGACTACCGCTTGTGGTCTGACGTCGCCCAGTATGAACTTATCCACGAGAGGCTGGGCAGAATTTGCCTGGGCCAGGAATCCGCTAGGGCCGCCGTGCGCATGATGTCACGATACCCGGATGTGGAGGAGCATGAGGAACCCATGCTAGCACTGGCACAACTGATCATCATGGTATGCGAATCCGCAAGATTCAATCCTATTTCTGAATCCATTGCGACTGGCTGGGATACAAGGATAGAATGCCCCAAGGAACTGTATGAGTACACCCGGATCTGGCGTCAGATATCAGTGGCCCTGCTCCGCTGGAAGGATCATGGCCACAACAGCAACAGATGGCCACAACAGCAACATTCGGAAATGGGAATCAATTGCCCAGTAGATGCACTACGTATCGTTTACCTCCTGTTCAACAGCGACGATCGTACAAAACAG ATCTACATGCAGTACACCATCAAGGAAAAAGCAGGGTTCAGTACATTCATCGAGCAACTGCGTGATGTGCTCGCCCGTCATGATCACCAGGAGGGTATCTTGGATGGCCACCCGAACCGTAAGTCTGACTCCGACTTAAACAACCGAGCTCTACTACATGAATGCCCAGCGCGGTTGATTCACATCAAGCTACAACTGGTGGGGGAGGAAACGTCGACTACCCTAGCCGTCCGAGATAACGACGTGCACCTACTTGGCTTCATGAACCATGAGGGAGTTTGGTACGAGGCATGGGACCGGTTCAAGGGCGACAGACTCGGAGCAGAATTCAACCCCAAATCGCTAATGTGGGGTTCCTACAAACACATGCTACCGCGCTTAAATGTGGGCCTACTACGGTTCTTAAGTTTAAGCAACGACGATGGAGACGTCAGCCGCCCCAAACTACACTTGAGTGACTGGGATAAAGTCAGAAAGAAACTGGGCACCGAGCGCCTGGGCAAGGACTTTGCGGTGGAGGCCGTGCGCATGCTGTCGCGCTACCCAGTCGTGGAGAAGGGTGAGTGCCCCAGGCTGGCACTGGCAGGCCTCATCATCATGTTCTGCGAATCCGCAAGGCTCGATCCTGTCCATGAGCACATTGCAAATGTGTGGGAGGACGACAACGGTACTGGATTCCCCAAGGAGGTAATGGAGCAAGTACAGGGATTGGACATGATATCAGATACTTTGCTGATATGGAAGGATACAGGCTACCACCGGTGGCCTCAAGATAATGATAACCGCGCCAGCATAAGGGAAATTTGTGTCAGGGATTGGCTGCACGGCATAGGAATCCGTACCCCAAAAGATGCACTAGATGTGGTTCACCTCGTGCCCGCCTGTATGATGGAATGGGACGATGAACCTTGCCCGTGGCCCTAG